From Mycteria americana isolate JAX WOST 10 ecotype Jacksonville Zoo and Gardens chromosome 4, USCA_MyAme_1.0, whole genome shotgun sequence, one genomic window encodes:
- the TMA16 gene encoding LOW QUALITY PROTEIN: translation machinery-associated protein 16 (The sequence of the model RefSeq protein was modified relative to this genomic sequence to represent the inferred CDS: inserted 2 bases in 1 codon): MRMRMRMRMRMRMLQPLPLLLGAAAGSSRGAPSPFLPAGRGPTGVSGEAVGVCGGCPETRQAAVWAVNVGKPTLHPKLRKTQGGKQEKKVIHPYSRKAAQLAREAHKQEKKEKLKTDKALRLSIIGEKLQWFQSHLDPNKIEYTKKEAGELIENYMCRFNAELEQIELQNSIKGRQGRQHGSRETVIKQTIERERQLYEGYGIEIPDIMNRKHLKFFREWDGDLRKLPNIKMKKLSARDAACSHPEVADVEAKEELNKAEEVXPNEHQLIQELKQLKGIVGNYFNYHWKQE, translated from the exons atgaggatgaggatgaggatgaggatgaggatgcggatgctgcagcctctgcctctgcttctgggggcggcggcgggctcctCACGCGGCGCTCCCAGCCCTTTCCTTCCTGCCGGGAGGGGCCCCACCGGCGTTTCTGGAGAGGCCGTGGGAGTCTGCGGCGGGTGCCCTGAAACGCGGCAGGCGGCCGTGTGGGCCGTTAACGTTGGTAAACCGACCTTGCAT cCAAAGTTACGAAAAACCCAAGGagggaagcaagagaaaaaagttaTCCATCCTTACAGCAGAAAAGCCGCACAGCTTGCAAGGGAAGcacacaaacaggaaaagaaagaaaa GTTGAAGACTGACAAAGCTTTACGTTTGAGTATCATTG GGGAAAAATTGCAATGGTTTCAAAGTCACCTTGACCCCAATAAAATTGAGTACACAAAGAAGGAAGCTGGCGAACTAATTGAAAA ttATATGTGTCGATTTAATGCTGAATTGGAGCAGATTGAATTACAAAACAGTATTAAAGGTAGACAAGGAAGACAGCATGGTTCACGGGAAACTGTCATCAAGCAGACCATAGAACGTGAAAGACAACTCTATGAAGGCTATGGAATAG AAATCCCAGACATTATGAACAGAAAGCATCTTAAATTTTTCAG agAATGGGATGGTGATCTGAGGAAACTGCCaaacatcaaaatgaaaaagcTCTCAGCTAGGGATGCAGCTTGCAGTCACCCTGAGGTGGCAGATGTGGAAGCTAAAGAAGAATTGAATAAAGCAGAAGAGGT GCCTAATGAGCACCAACTGATTCAAGAGCTGAAACAGCTGAAGGGAATTGTAGGAAACTATTTTAATTATCACTGGAAACAAGAATAA